The Marivivens sp. LCG002 genome contains a region encoding:
- a CDS encoding RNA pyrophosphohydrolase, whose translation MTPEEIGKLPYRPCVGVMLANAKGEVFVGQRKDWKDPAWQMPQGGIDEGETPLEAAKRELWEETGVTTDLVTIEAETGDWVNYDLPFDIVPKMWGGKYRGQMQKWVLMRFIGTDDQIDIATDHPEFSEWRWLPADQLLDTIVPFKRAVYEAVLAEFRDLL comes from the coding sequence GTGACGCCCGAAGAAATCGGCAAGCTCCCCTATCGTCCTTGCGTCGGCGTCATGCTCGCCAACGCCAAGGGCGAGGTTTTCGTCGGTCAACGCAAGGACTGGAAAGACCCTGCATGGCAGATGCCCCAAGGCGGGATCGACGAAGGCGAAACCCCGCTCGAAGCTGCAAAGCGCGAGCTTTGGGAAGAGACAGGCGTCACGACCGATCTCGTTACCATCGAGGCCGAGACAGGCGACTGGGTGAACTATGATCTGCCTTTCGATATCGTGCCCAAAATGTGGGGCGGCAAATATCGCGGACAGATGCAAAAATGGGTCCTGATGCGCTTTATCGGCACAGATGACCAGATCGACATCGCCACCGACCATCCCGAATTTTCCGAGTGGCGCTGGCTCCCTGCCGATCAGCTTCTTGATACGATTGTCCCGTTCAAACGCGCCGTCTACGAGGCGGTGCTGGCCGAGTTCAGGGACCTGCTTTGA
- a CDS encoding phosphoserine transaminase: MVTTTPATRPANPRFSSGPCAKIPAFDLNMLADAPLGRSHRAAVGKAKLKEAIDLTREILGVPADYRIGIVPASDTGAVEMAMWSMLGARGVDMVAWESFGEGWVTDVVKQLKLDANIHKAGYGEIVDFANVNFDNDVVFTWNGTTSGVRLPNGDAIPADRAGLTICDATSAAFAMDLAWDKLDVVTFSWQKVMGGEGAHGMLILSPRAVERLESYTPAWPLPKIFRLTSKGKLIEGIFVGETINTPSMLAVEDYLVGLKWAQQIGGLEALIARSTANAKAIWDFCETRDWIANLAVSDEIRSNTSVCLKFTDARIKDGAAFAKAVAKRLEKEGVALDVGAYRDAPAGLRIWCGATVETADIEALLPWLEWAFNAEIEAQ; the protein is encoded by the coding sequence ATGGTCACGACGACTCCGGCAACGCGGCCGGCAAACCCGCGTTTTTCTTCCGGCCCCTGCGCCAAAATCCCCGCATTTGATTTGAATATGCTGGCTGACGCCCCGCTCGGTCGTTCGCACCGTGCCGCTGTCGGCAAAGCCAAGCTGAAAGAGGCGATCGACCTCACCCGCGAAATTCTCGGGGTTCCTGCTGACTATCGCATCGGTATCGTTCCGGCATCCGACACGGGCGCTGTTGAAATGGCGATGTGGTCGATGCTCGGCGCACGCGGCGTTGATATGGTCGCTTGGGAATCCTTTGGTGAAGGCTGGGTCACGGACGTTGTGAAGCAGCTCAAGCTCGATGCCAACATCCACAAAGCAGGCTATGGCGAGATCGTCGACTTCGCGAATGTGAACTTCGACAACGACGTCGTCTTTACATGGAACGGCACCACCTCGGGCGTGCGTCTCCCCAATGGTGACGCGATCCCCGCGGATCGTGCGGGCCTGACCATTTGTGACGCGACTTCGGCCGCCTTCGCGATGGATCTCGCTTGGGACAAGCTCGACGTCGTGACCTTCTCTTGGCAAAAAGTGATGGGCGGCGAAGGCGCGCACGGGATGCTGATCCTCAGCCCGCGCGCCGTCGAACGCCTTGAGAGCTACACGCCTGCTTGGCCGCTCCCCAAGATTTTCCGTCTGACTTCCAAGGGCAAGCTGATCGAAGGTATCTTCGTCGGCGAGACCATCAACACCCCGTCCATGCTCGCGGTCGAGGATTACCTCGTCGGCCTCAAGTGGGCCCAGCAGATCGGCGGCCTTGAGGCTCTCATCGCCCGTTCGACAGCCAACGCTAAGGCGATTTGGGACTTCTGCGAAACCCGCGACTGGATCGCAAACCTTGCAGTTTCGGACGAGATTCGCTCGAACACTTCGGTCTGCCTCAAGTTCACCGACGCGCGCATCAAGGACGGCGCTGCCTTTGCAAAGGCCGTTGCCAAGAGGCTCGAGAAAGAGGGCGTCGCCCTCGATGTCGGCGCATATCGCGATGCACCTGCAGGTCTTCGGATCTGGTGTGGCGCTACGGTCGAAACCGCAGACATCGAAGCTCTGCTTCCGTGGCTCGAGTGGGCGTTCAACGCCGAGATCGAAGCCCAATAA
- a CDS encoding TSUP family transporter — MLEVSIELLSLLLVAAFAAGFVDSIAGGGGLITLPTLIIAGAPPVTALATNKVQGLFGAGMAAINYSRAGHVKLSEQIWPALVSFAAAVIGALLASHLPTEVIRLGLPVLLIGIALFFAFKPGLDDIDRVRRISPTIFMVTFVPVIGFYDGLVGPGTGAFFMLGFVALAGFGVLKATAHTKLLNFASNVGGMLAFAFVAKPWWITGLLMGLAQMAGAWVGSKLAMRVGSRMIKPVLVIASTSLALKLLWDMI, encoded by the coding sequence TTGCTCGAGGTTTCGATCGAGCTTCTTTCTCTCCTGCTTGTCGCGGCATTCGCTGCCGGTTTTGTCGACTCGATTGCGGGGGGCGGTGGATTGATCACCCTTCCCACATTGATCATCGCAGGGGCGCCCCCCGTCACAGCGCTTGCGACGAACAAGGTTCAAGGCCTTTTCGGCGCAGGGATGGCTGCGATCAATTATTCCCGCGCAGGGCATGTGAAGCTCTCAGAGCAAATCTGGCCCGCGCTCGTTTCCTTTGCGGCGGCCGTGATCGGTGCATTGCTGGCAAGTCATCTTCCGACCGAGGTCATCCGCCTCGGGCTTCCTGTTTTGCTTATCGGGATCGCCCTCTTCTTCGCCTTTAAACCCGGTCTTGACGATATTGACCGTGTCCGCCGTATTTCCCCGACGATTTTTATGGTGACCTTTGTTCCTGTCATCGGCTTTTACGATGGATTGGTCGGTCCGGGCACGGGCGCGTTTTTCATGCTCGGGTTTGTCGCGCTGGCGGGTTTTGGCGTGCTCAAGGCGACTGCGCATACCAAGCTGCTCAATTTCGCGTCGAACGTCGGTGGAATGCTCGCTTTTGCCTTTGTCGCGAAGCCGTGGTGGATCACTGGCCTTTTGATGGGTCTTGCACAGATGGCGGGCGCTTGGGTCGGTTCCAAACTTGCGATGCGGGTCGGTTCAAGGATGATCAAGCCCGTTCTTGTTATCGCCTCGACCTCGCTTGCGCTCAAACTCCTTTGGGACATGATCTAG
- the serB gene encoding phosphoserine phosphatase SerB — MFTVTVLCAPSSKTVEATLVENLRNAWGGGEAVWLSVGEAAEFAVGQEPDNFWQVWDSLQAQGLDLVIQPTFGRRKKMVLADMDSTMIEQECIDELAAEAGVGARVAEITARAMNGELDFEGALDERVGLLEGLDAAVIQKVLSERITLMPGGKELVSTMKANGAYAALVSGGFTAFTAKVAEMIGFDENRANTLLQENGKLTGKVARPILGREAKVQALEEITARLGISEADVIAVGDGANDLGMLGRAGTGVALHAKPSVQKECKVRINHGDLTALLFIQGYQRSEFAS, encoded by the coding sequence ATGTTCACCGTCACCGTGCTCTGCGCCCCTTCATCCAAAACCGTCGAAGCCACTCTTGTCGAGAATCTTCGCAATGCGTGGGGCGGCGGCGAGGCGGTTTGGCTTTCGGTCGGAGAAGCTGCGGAATTCGCGGTCGGGCAAGAGCCCGATAATTTCTGGCAGGTGTGGGATAGCCTTCAGGCACAGGGTCTGGATCTTGTGATCCAGCCCACGTTCGGTCGCCGCAAGAAAATGGTTCTTGCCGACATGGACAGCACGATGATCGAGCAGGAATGTATCGACGAGCTTGCCGCCGAAGCGGGGGTGGGTGCCCGCGTCGCTGAAATCACGGCGCGTGCAATGAACGGCGAACTTGATTTCGAAGGCGCGCTCGATGAACGTGTCGGTCTTCTTGAAGGACTTGATGCGGCGGTGATCCAGAAGGTCCTTTCCGAGCGCATCACCCTCATGCCGGGCGGCAAAGAACTTGTCTCCACCATGAAAGCCAATGGGGCTTATGCTGCGTTGGTCTCGGGCGGCTTCACGGCTTTTACCGCCAAAGTGGCCGAAATGATCGGTTTTGACGAAAACCGCGCCAACACGCTTTTGCAAGAGAACGGCAAGCTGACGGGCAAGGTTGCCCGCCCGATCCTCGGCCGCGAGGCAAAGGTGCAAGCACTCGAGGAAATTACCGCGCGTCTCGGTATTTCCGAAGCGGATGTGATTGCCGTCGGTGACGGTGCAAATGACCTTGGTATGCTTGGCCGTGCAGGAACAGGTGTTGCGCTCCACGCCAAACCGAGCGTGCAGAAGGAATGCAAGGTGCGGATCAATCACGGCGACCTTACGGCGCTTCTTTTCATTCAGGGCTATCAGCGCTCTGAATTCGCGAGCTGA
- a CDS encoding peptidase M23 — protein MMRSAAFALALLATPVVAQDGAAQAALAAAKRLESASVMLEGAGSSRDRVAALTETIQAYEDGLVAMREGLRSAAIRQQALELELNAKRDEVARLLGVLQTMERSPGPLLLLHPSGPTGTARSGMIISDVTPAIQSEVDRLKAQFEEVTLLRQLQAGASETLEKGLQGAQSARAELSAAISDRTDLPMKYIEDPVQTALIIASAETLDAFASSLVATEGTEAGSNATAQKGALALPVQGRLLRRFNEEDLAGVSRPGLLIATRPRALVTTPIAATLRFKGDLLDYGNVVVLEPAADVLFIITGLTESFGTVGEVLPAGAPLGLMGGVAEAVDDILSDTGEGMTVKATETLYLEVREGQSPVDPATWFAVE, from the coding sequence ATGATGCGTTCGGCGGCCTTCGCCCTTGCCTTGCTTGCTACGCCTGTTGTCGCTCAAGATGGGGCGGCACAGGCTGCGCTCGCGGCGGCCAAACGGCTCGAAAGCGCTTCTGTCATGCTCGAAGGTGCGGGGTCCTCGCGTGACCGTGTTGCCGCATTGACCGAAACCATTCAGGCCTATGAAGATGGGCTTGTCGCAATGCGCGAAGGGTTGCGGAGTGCCGCGATCCGCCAGCAGGCTCTCGAACTCGAACTGAACGCCAAGCGCGATGAAGTGGCGCGTTTGCTCGGTGTGCTGCAAACGATGGAGCGAAGCCCCGGACCGCTCCTGTTGCTCCATCCAAGCGGTCCAACGGGCACCGCCCGAAGCGGCATGATCATCAGCGATGTGACCCCCGCGATCCAATCCGAAGTCGATAGGCTCAAGGCGCAATTCGAAGAAGTCACTCTCTTGCGCCAACTTCAGGCAGGGGCCTCCGAGACGCTCGAGAAGGGCCTGCAAGGCGCACAAAGCGCACGGGCAGAATTGAGCGCCGCCATCAGTGATCGCACCGATCTTCCGATGAAATACATCGAAGACCCCGTGCAAACCGCCTTGATCATCGCATCCGCTGAAACGCTTGATGCCTTTGCCTCGAGCCTTGTCGCGACAGAAGGCACCGAAGCGGGCAGCAATGCGACAGCCCAAAAAGGCGCCCTTGCGCTCCCCGTTCAAGGCAGGCTCCTGCGTCGCTTCAACGAAGAGGATCTTGCAGGCGTGAGCCGTCCGGGTCTTCTTATTGCGACGCGGCCTCGCGCTTTGGTCACGACGCCGATCGCCGCGACCCTGCGTTTCAAAGGCGACCTTCTGGATTATGGCAATGTGGTCGTGCTTGAACCCGCTGCGGATGTTCTTTTCATCATCACAGGGCTGACCGAGTCCTTTGGGACGGTCGGCGAAGTTCTTCCTGCGGGGGCGCCTTTGGGACTCATGGGCGGTGTTGCAGAGGCTGTTGACGATATTTTGAGCGATACTGGCGAAGGTATGACAGTAAAAGCAACGGAAACGCTTTATCTCGAAGTAAGAGAAGGGCAAAGTCCCGTTGACCCCGCGACGTGGTTCGCGGTCGAATGA
- the rnr gene encoding ribonuclease R, with product MQRIPSKAEILQWITDNPALSAKRDIAKAFGIKGAARIDLKRILKELEEEGKLTKRRSSYREADKLPPVAVLQIIEQDEFGELWARPLEWHSKAKEPRILMVLKDGDPALGVGERILGKMVESKTEEHDYTARLIRRIGTNPERIVGIYRADSEGGRLLPVDKGSDKQWVIVRGGEGGARDGELVEAEQAGPKGRLGLPKARIVNRLGDPTAPRAVSLIAIHQHGIPDHFPDEVVEEADAAKPAGLKGREDLRTLPLLTIDPADARDRDDAVYVEIDDDPKNEGGFYIWVAIADVAHYVRTGSALDREARKRGNSTYFPDRVVPMLPDRLSGDLCSLHEGVPRACMAVRMRIDKNGNKLSHRFTRGLMQSVASLAYEDVQAALDGNPSDKVAPLLEDVIRPLYAAFQALLRARDARQPLELDLPERRIVLDEDGNVASINFKDRLDAHRLIEEFMVLANVAAAEELIAKRTPLLFRVHEEPNPDKIDTLREVAQSSGFNLAKGQLLQTRHLNQLLSQAEGSPHDELINLSTLRSMTQAYYSPENFGHFGLALKNYAHFTSPIRRYSDLIVHRALITANNFGDGGLTDADIDRLDETAQQISDTERRSMMAERDTTDRYLAAFLSERIGAELSGRISGIAKFGVFVKLDETGADGLVPMRNLGAEYFNHDAEAQCLVGSSSGRVIGLGQRVIAKLVEAAPVTGGLILEIVEIDGAVLPQSGRFKRGLKGKPKGKAPRKKVGAAKAKAAKIERKVKRTRRS from the coding sequence ATGCAACGTATCCCATCCAAAGCCGAGATCCTTCAATGGATCACCGATAACCCTGCCCTCTCTGCCAAGCGCGATATTGCCAAGGCGTTCGGGATCAAAGGGGCTGCCCGTATCGATCTCAAGCGTATTCTCAAAGAGCTTGAAGAAGAGGGCAAGCTGACCAAGCGGCGCTCGTCCTATCGCGAAGCGGACAAGCTTCCTCCTGTCGCCGTGCTCCAGATCATCGAGCAGGATGAGTTCGGAGAGCTCTGGGCGCGGCCGCTTGAATGGCACAGCAAGGCCAAAGAGCCGCGCATTCTGATGGTGCTCAAGGACGGTGATCCCGCACTGGGCGTGGGGGAACGTATTCTCGGCAAGATGGTCGAGTCCAAGACTGAAGAGCATGACTATACCGCTCGCCTTATCCGTCGCATCGGTACCAACCCCGAGCGTATCGTCGGTATCTATCGTGCCGACAGCGAGGGTGGGCGTTTGCTCCCTGTCGACAAGGGCTCGGACAAGCAATGGGTGATCGTGCGCGGCGGCGAGGGCGGGGCACGCGACGGCGAGCTGGTCGAAGCCGAACAGGCAGGGCCCAAGGGGCGTCTCGGGCTTCCCAAGGCGCGGATTGTGAACCGTCTTGGTGATCCGACCGCGCCGCGCGCTGTGTCGCTGATCGCCATCCATCAGCACGGGATTCCCGATCATTTCCCTGACGAAGTGGTCGAAGAGGCGGATGCCGCCAAACCTGCAGGTCTCAAAGGCCGAGAGGATCTCCGCACGCTGCCGCTCTTGACGATCGATCCCGCCGATGCGCGGGACCGCGACGATGCGGTTTACGTCGAAATCGACGATGATCCCAAGAACGAAGGCGGCTTTTACATCTGGGTCGCTATTGCCGATGTGGCCCATTATGTGCGCACCGGCTCTGCTTTGGACCGTGAAGCCCGCAAGCGCGGCAACTCCACCTATTTCCCCGACCGTGTCGTGCCGATGCTGCCTGATCGGCTGTCGGGTGATCTTTGCTCTCTGCACGAAGGCGTCCCGCGAGCCTGTATGGCCGTTCGTATGCGGATCGACAAGAACGGCAACAAGCTCTCGCATCGCTTTACGCGCGGCTTGATGCAGTCGGTCGCCTCACTGGCCTACGAGGATGTTCAGGCCGCGCTTGATGGCAATCCTTCGGACAAGGTTGCGCCCCTTCTCGAGGATGTCATTCGTCCGCTTTATGCCGCATTCCAAGCGCTCTTGCGTGCCCGTGATGCGCGTCAGCCGCTCGAACTTGATCTTCCCGAGCGTCGGATCGTGCTGGACGAGGACGGCAATGTGGCTTCGATCAATTTCAAGGACAGGCTCGATGCCCACCGTTTGATCGAGGAATTCATGGTTCTGGCAAACGTCGCCGCGGCCGAGGAATTGATCGCCAAACGCACGCCATTGCTTTTCCGCGTTCACGAAGAACCGAACCCCGACAAAATCGATACGCTTCGCGAAGTTGCGCAGTCATCGGGGTTCAATCTTGCCAAAGGTCAGTTGCTTCAGACCCGTCATCTTAACCAGCTTCTTTCGCAGGCCGAGGGAAGCCCGCACGACGAGTTGATCAACCTCTCGACTCTGCGCTCGATGACTCAGGCCTATTACAGTCCCGAAAACTTCGGGCACTTTGGTCTGGCGCTCAAGAATTACGCGCATTTCACATCGCCCATCCGTCGCTATTCCGATCTTATCGTGCATCGCGCCTTGATCACCGCAAACAACTTTGGCGACGGTGGCCTTACGGATGCGGACATCGATCGGCTCGACGAAACCGCGCAACAGATCAGCGATACGGAACGGCGGTCGATGATGGCCGAGCGCGATACGACGGATCGCTATCTCGCGGCGTTCCTGTCCGAGCGGATCGGTGCTGAACTGAGCGGTCGGATCAGTGGGATTGCGAAATTCGGTGTTTTCGTAAAGCTCGACGAGACGGGGGCCGACGGTCTTGTGCCTATGCGGAACCTGGGGGCAGAGTATTTCAACCATGACGCCGAGGCGCAGTGCCTTGTCGGATCGAGCTCGGGCCGCGTTATCGGTTTGGGCCAGCGCGTGATTGCAAAGCTCGTCGAAGCGGCACCCGTGACGGGCGGTCTCATCCTCGAAATCGTCGAGATCGACGGAGCGGTTCTTCCCCAATCGGGGCGTTTCAAACGCGGTCTCAAGGGCAAACCCAAAGGCAAAGCGCCGCGCAAGAAGGTGGGCGCCGCAAAGGCCAAAGCCGCCAAGATCGAGCGCAAGGTCAAACGGACCCGCAGGTCCTAG
- a CDS encoding S41 family peptidase — translation MKKFAIAAATGTILGLVLTTQVAGPLLAQESARNTTVYEQLDLFGDIFERIRSQYVEDVNEADLIEAAINGMLTSLDPHSSYLSPDDAQDMRVQTRGEFGGLGIEVTQEEGWVKVVSPMDGTPADAAGILAGDYITAVDGESVLGLTLDEAVEMMRGPIGSEIIITVVREGTSEPFDVSIIRDTIKLTAVRARTEGESVVLRITTFNDQTFPNLSDGIAKQIEEAGGIDNINGVVLDLRNNPGGLLNQAIFVADAFLDAGEIVSTRGRNPEDGERFNATPGDLAEGKPIVVLINGGSASASEIVSGALQDHRRAIVIGTKSFGKGSVQTVMPLRGDGAMRLTTARYYTPSGRSIQSLGIQPDIIVEQPLPKPATDEEEEAPKFRSEADLRGALNNDSLSEDEIRQIEEDAAKAEATAALREQDYQLAYAIDILKGLSALGPKE, via the coding sequence ATGAAGAAATTCGCAATTGCAGCCGCAACCGGCACCATCCTTGGGCTTGTTCTGACCACTCAGGTTGCCGGACCGCTCCTTGCACAAGAGTCTGCGCGTAACACCACGGTGTACGAACAGCTTGATCTTTTCGGCGACATCTTCGAACGCATTCGCTCGCAATACGTCGAGGACGTCAACGAAGCCGATCTCATCGAAGCCGCCATCAACGGGATGCTCACGTCGCTTGATCCGCATTCGAGCTATCTTTCGCCGGATGATGCGCAGGATATGCGCGTGCAGACCCGCGGTGAATTCGGCGGTCTCGGCATCGAAGTGACGCAAGAAGAAGGCTGGGTCAAAGTCGTCTCGCCCATGGACGGCACCCCCGCCGATGCTGCAGGCATTCTTGCCGGCGATTATATCACCGCCGTTGACGGGGAAAGCGTCCTTGGTCTGACGCTTGACGAAGCCGTCGAGATGATGCGTGGCCCGATCGGGTCGGAAATCATCATCACCGTTGTGCGCGAAGGCACGTCCGAGCCGTTCGACGTCTCGATCATTCGCGATACGATCAAGCTCACCGCCGTGCGCGCCCGCACCGAAGGGGAATCGGTCGTGCTTCGGATCACCACCTTCAACGATCAGACCTTCCCCAATCTTTCTGACGGGATTGCAAAGCAGATCGAAGAAGCGGGTGGCATCGACAATATCAACGGTGTCGTTCTCGATCTTCGCAATAACCCCGGCGGTCTTTTGAACCAGGCGATCTTTGTTGCCGACGCCTTCCTTGATGCAGGCGAAATCGTGTCGACCCGTGGCCGCAACCCCGAGGACGGCGAGCGTTTCAACGCAACGCCGGGTGATCTAGCCGAAGGCAAACCGATTGTCGTGCTGATCAATGGCGGCTCGGCCTCGGCGTCCGAAATCGTATCGGGTGCGTTGCAGGATCATCGCCGCGCGATCGTCATCGGGACGAAATCATTCGGCAAAGGATCGGTTCAAACCGTCATGCCGTTGCGCGGTGACGGAGCGATGCGTTTGACAACTGCGCGGTATTACACACCTTCGGGCCGCTCGATCCAATCGCTCGGCATCCAGCCCGACATCATCGTCGAGCAACCCCTTCCGAAGCCGGCAACCGATGAGGAAGAAGAAGCACCGAAGTTCCGCTCCGAAGCCGATCTTCGCGGAGCACTGAACAACGATAGTTTGAGCGAGGATGAAATCCGCCAGATCGAAGAGGATGCCGCCAAGGCCGAGGCTACGGCAGCACTTCGCGAACAGGATTACCAACTTGCCTATGCGATCGACATCCTCAAAGGCCTGAGCGCCCTCGGCCCCAAGGAATAA